The Halococcus hamelinensis 100A6 genome window below encodes:
- a CDS encoding PstS family phosphate ABC transporter substrate-binding protein: MTREFTRRDAIATIGAGGAVALAGCTGGSDGGNGSNGSGGGNQSGNGSQGGGNSSGGSSGQQASQPLTADGSSTVYPITSNGASVWNSNPPAGDEDYWMPSDYGIETDLPMASYFASAYGLDGGDNQGQPPYLVNVGLSHSGTGIEKLMDGQVDIGDASATAKEELPDADQSTLDKFVDHVVGVDGQPIMVSQAVYDAGVDTITGPELKGIYKGDIQQWSEIGAYSGPEKEIQAICRSEGSGTDTSFRSNLFGSADAPIDGCDARIGQNQQVRTTVLNSDNAIAYAALAFVGGQAPAVSLEIDGTTYTPGENLGERGYPLARDLHCYTWQDTSQKEAAFLRMLLSPYGQENFVEANDYFMLPDSRIQEELGKLPEPTGDFNLGSAANSSSSNGSSGSNGSASTTGMPGTTSG; the protein is encoded by the coding sequence ATGACGCGAGAATTCACACGGCGGGATGCCATCGCCACGATCGGAGCCGGGGGCGCCGTCGCGCTCGCGGGGTGTACCGGGGGTTCGGACGGGGGTAACGGGAGTAACGGCAGCGGCGGCGGCAACCAGAGCGGCAACGGCTCGCAGGGCGGGGGCAACTCCTCCGGCGGGAGCAGCGGCCAGCAGGCGAGCCAGCCGCTGACCGCCGACGGTTCCTCGACGGTCTACCCGATCACCAGCAACGGCGCGTCGGTCTGGAACTCGAACCCACCGGCGGGCGACGAGGACTACTGGATGCCGAGCGACTACGGCATCGAGACCGACCTGCCGATGGCGAGCTACTTCGCGAGCGCGTACGGTCTCGACGGGGGCGACAACCAGGGTCAGCCGCCGTACCTCGTCAACGTCGGTCTGAGCCACTCGGGCACCGGTATCGAGAAGCTGATGGACGGCCAGGTTGACATCGGCGACGCGAGCGCGACGGCGAAGGAGGAGCTCCCGGACGCCGACCAGTCGACGCTCGACAAGTTCGTCGACCACGTCGTCGGCGTCGACGGCCAGCCGATCATGGTCAGCCAGGCGGTCTACGACGCCGGTGTCGATACGATCACCGGACCGGAGCTCAAGGGGATCTACAAGGGCGACATCCAGCAGTGGAGCGAGATCGGTGCCTACAGCGGCCCCGAAAAGGAGATACAGGCGATTTGTCGCTCGGAGGGGTCGGGGACCGACACCTCGTTCCGCTCGAACCTCTTCGGGAGCGCGGACGCACCGATCGACGGCTGTGACGCCCGGATCGGCCAGAACCAGCAGGTTCGAACCACGGTCCTCAACTCCGACAACGCCATCGCCTACGCCGCGCTCGCGTTCGTCGGCGGCCAGGCACCCGCGGTCTCGCTCGAAATCGACGGGACGACCTACACGCCGGGCGAGAACCTCGGTGAGCGGGGCTACCCGCTCGCCCGTGACCTGCACTGCTACACCTGGCAGGACACCTCACAGAAGGAAGCCGCCTTCCTTCGGATGCTCCTCAGCCCGTACGGCCAGGAGAACTTCGTCGAGGCGAACGATTACTTCATGCTGCCGGACTCCCGGATACAGGAGGAACTCGGGAAGCTTCCGGAGCCGACCGGCGACTTCAATCTCGGCAGTGCAGCCAACTCCAGTAGCTCGAACGGTTCCAGCGGTTCGAACGGCTCGGCCAGCACGACCGGCATGCCCGGCACGACCAGCGGCTAA
- a CDS encoding class I SAM-dependent methyltransferase — translation MRDEPSRRDVRETYDRIGGHFSRTREHPWPAVERFIERADRVGTGLDLGCGNARHAEVMAGRAERVVGVDLSRSVLDAARERRREHGFAVELCQADATALPLATRSVGLAVYIAAVHHLPTRDARLASLDELARVLTPDGRALVSAWSTTHDRFDREEGFDTTVDWTLPGGETVARYYHIYDPAEFAADLERSRLDVERTFEERGNCYGVVAGRAEGKPT, via the coding sequence ATGCGAGACGAACCGAGCCGACGCGACGTTCGCGAGACCTACGACCGTATCGGCGGGCACTTCTCGCGCACGCGCGAGCACCCGTGGCCGGCGGTCGAGCGGTTCATCGAGCGAGCGGACCGTGTCGGTACCGGGCTCGACCTCGGCTGTGGCAACGCGCGCCACGCCGAGGTGATGGCGGGTCGCGCCGAGCGGGTCGTCGGGGTCGACCTGAGCCGCAGCGTACTCGACGCCGCCCGCGAACGCCGCCGGGAGCACGGGTTCGCGGTCGAGCTCTGTCAGGCCGACGCGACGGCCCTCCCGCTCGCCACTCGGAGCGTCGGGCTCGCGGTCTACATCGCCGCGGTCCACCACCTCCCGACACGGGATGCGCGTCTCGCGAGCCTCGACGAACTCGCGCGGGTGCTCACGCCGGACGGGCGCGCGCTCGTCAGCGCGTGGAGCACGACCCACGACCGGTTCGACCGGGAGGAGGGGTTCGATACCACCGTCGACTGGACGCTTCCCGGCGGCGAGACGGTGGCCCGCTACTACCACATCTACGACCCCGCGGAGTTCGCGGCCGACCTGGAGCGAAGCCGGCTCGACGTCGAGCGGACGTTCGAGGAGCGCGGGAACTGCTATGGAGTCGTCGCGGGGCGCGCCGAAGGGAAACCGACTTAG
- a CDS encoding DUF3194 domain-containing protein → MPTDEAVAETASDAAEGLVLSRYKQSAIRDLDVTVRFEDGVLDVDVYLDAPADPDPEMVAEEAVLAAESAVDDLFENE, encoded by the coding sequence ATGCCGACCGACGAGGCCGTCGCCGAGACGGCCAGCGATGCCGCCGAGGGACTGGTTCTGTCGCGGTACAAACAATCGGCGATCCGCGACCTCGACGTCACGGTACGCTTCGAGGACGGCGTTCTCGACGTCGACGTCTACCTCGACGCGCCCGCGGACCCGGACCCCGAGATGGTCGCCGAGGAGGCGGTGCTCGCGGCGGAGTCGGCGGTCGACGACCTCTTCGAGAACGAGTGA
- a CDS encoding prefoldin subunit beta has translation MQGNLPPEAQEKIEQLQDLQDSAQQVAAQKQQAESTLTSSQTALDELDDLEGDATMYREVGELLIETEYDEAKDDLEDKVSSLEVRVETLQKQEDRVREQFEDLQSELQEMLSGGGGPGAGGPGGPGGMGPGPSAGG, from the coding sequence ATGCAGGGTAACCTTCCGCCGGAAGCACAGGAGAAGATCGAGCAGCTCCAGGACCTCCAGGACAGCGCTCAGCAGGTCGCAGCCCAGAAACAGCAGGCCGAGAGCACGCTGACCTCCTCACAGACCGCGCTCGACGAGCTCGACGACCTCGAGGGTGACGCCACGATGTACCGCGAGGTCGGCGAGCTCCTGATCGAGACCGAGTACGACGAGGCGAAGGACGACCTCGAGGACAAGGTATCGAGCCTCGAAGTCCGCGTCGAGACGCTCCAGAAGCAGGAGGACCGCGTCCGCGAGCAGTTCGAGGACCTCCAGAGCGAGCTTCAGGAGATGCTGAGCGGCGGTGGCGGTCCGGGTGCGGGCGGCCCCGGCGGCCCGGGCGGGATGGGCCCCGGCCCGAGCGCCGGCGGATAG
- a CDS encoding sugar transferase has protein sequence MGYNTGWRYRIASSVGTCVLVVLSVVVANHPFVQSAMTAIPPFDRLTPTVLGSRSLLLAITTALPVVLVAVVTLFKPQPRRILDTVSVTLRRVLTAAFALAAIGYFDYSYRLPRTTLLLSTALLCLGLPAWFVAIRRRPETTTDRVLLIGDDPDAMDEVLRAADFPVIGYIAPAMRYETGPGRATIELADGGTRIGTRLDGIECLGGLSNLDDVLVEHNIDTAVLAFERSDRTEFFGALATCYTHGVVAKVHRKHADSVLTSEASGETLIDTNLEPWDPQDRAVKRAFDVCFAFVGLVALLPIIIVIAVGIKLDDGGPLFYAQERTAEFGETFQVLKFRSMVPDSEDATPIDDRENTRITRVGRLLRRTHFDEIPQLVSILVGDMSVVGPRAVWVDEEPKLEAEIRTWRKRWFVKPGLTGLAQINRVSSTDPQAKFRYDIKYINEQSFWFDLQIVIRQVWQVVTDLVQVTRV, from the coding sequence ATGGGATACAACACCGGATGGCGGTACCGCATCGCGAGCAGCGTCGGTACGTGCGTCCTCGTCGTCCTCTCGGTCGTCGTCGCGAACCACCCGTTCGTCCAATCGGCGATGACGGCGATCCCGCCGTTCGACCGACTCACACCGACGGTGCTCGGGAGTCGGAGCCTGCTGTTAGCGATCACGACGGCGCTTCCGGTCGTTCTGGTCGCCGTGGTCACCCTCTTCAAACCCCAACCACGCCGGATCCTGGATACGGTCTCGGTCACGCTCCGGCGGGTACTGACCGCCGCGTTCGCGCTCGCGGCGATCGGCTACTTCGATTACAGCTATCGGTTGCCGCGGACGACCCTGCTTCTCTCGACGGCCCTGTTGTGTCTCGGTCTGCCGGCGTGGTTCGTCGCCATTCGCCGCCGGCCCGAGACGACGACCGACCGCGTGCTCCTCATCGGCGACGACCCCGACGCGATGGACGAGGTGCTCCGAGCCGCCGACTTCCCGGTGATCGGCTACATCGCGCCCGCAATGCGTTACGAGACCGGGCCCGGTCGAGCGACGATCGAACTCGCCGACGGCGGCACCCGGATCGGGACGCGCCTCGACGGGATCGAGTGTCTGGGGGGCCTCTCGAACCTCGACGACGTGCTGGTCGAGCACAACATCGACACCGCCGTGCTCGCGTTCGAACGCTCCGACCGGACCGAGTTCTTCGGTGCGCTCGCGACGTGTTACACCCACGGCGTGGTCGCGAAGGTCCACCGCAAGCACGCCGACAGCGTCCTCACGAGCGAGGCGAGCGGGGAGACGCTCATCGACACCAACCTCGAACCCTGGGACCCACAGGACCGCGCGGTCAAACGCGCCTTCGACGTCTGCTTCGCGTTCGTCGGGCTCGTCGCGCTCCTCCCCATCATCATCGTCATCGCGGTCGGGATCAAACTCGACGACGGCGGCCCGCTGTTCTACGCCCAAGAACGCACCGCGGAGTTCGGCGAGACGTTTCAGGTGCTCAAGTTCCGGAGCATGGTGCCGGACAGCGAGGACGCGACCCCGATAGACGACCGCGAGAACACGCGGATCACCCGTGTCGGACGTCTGCTCCGACGCACCCACTTCGACGAGATCCCACAACTGGTCTCGATCCTCGTCGGCGACATGAGCGTGGTCGGACCGCGGGCGGTCTGGGTCGACGAGGAACCGAAACTCGAAGCCGAGATCCGGACCTGGCGAAAGCGCTGGTTCGTCAAACCCGGCCTCACGGGGCTGGCCCAGATCAACCGGGTCTCGAGCACCGACCCCCAGGCGAAGTTCCGATACGACATCAAATACATCAACGAACAGTCGTTCTGGTTCGACCTCCAGATCGTTATCCGACAGGTCTGGCAGGTCGTCACCGACCTGGTGCAGGTCACACGGGTCTGA
- a CDS encoding thiamine pyrophosphate-dependent enzyme, producing the protein MSAFSAIGSGEQDEEIDRDAFTPGIEPQPTWCPGCGDFGVLKALKGAMPEVGRSPDETLLVTGIGCSGKLSSYFDSYGMHSIHGRSLPVARAAKLANPDLEVIAAGGDGDGYGIGGNHFMHTARENHDMTYIVFNNEIFGLTKGQTSPTSPKGHKSKTQPHGSAKDPVRPLSMSLSAGASYIARTAAVNPRQATEIITEAIEHDGFAHIDFLTQCPTWNKDAKQYVPYTDVQQSEDYDFDVTDRREAAEIMHETEDKLHEGEVLTGRFYVDENRHSYGQEKRSTGEMPEEPLAERYFDEDYEWERSYDLLDAHR; encoded by the coding sequence ATGAGTGCATTCAGCGCCATCGGCAGCGGGGAACAGGACGAGGAGATCGACCGCGACGCGTTCACACCGGGCATCGAGCCCCAGCCGACGTGGTGTCCCGGTTGTGGCGACTTCGGGGTGCTCAAGGCACTCAAGGGCGCGATGCCGGAGGTCGGCCGGTCGCCGGACGAGACGCTGCTCGTGACCGGCATCGGCTGTTCGGGCAAGCTCTCGAGCTACTTCGACTCCTACGGGATGCACTCGATCCACGGCCGCTCGCTCCCGGTCGCGCGCGCGGCGAAGCTCGCGAACCCCGACCTCGAAGTCATCGCGGCGGGCGGTGACGGTGACGGCTATGGGATCGGCGGGAACCACTTCATGCACACCGCCCGCGAGAACCACGACATGACCTACATCGTGTTCAACAACGAGATCTTCGGTCTCACGAAGGGCCAGACCTCACCGACGAGCCCGAAGGGTCACAAGTCCAAGACCCAGCCCCACGGCTCGGCGAAGGACCCCGTGCGACCGCTCTCGATGTCGCTGTCGGCCGGTGCCTCCTACATCGCCCGCACCGCGGCGGTCAACCCCCGCCAGGCGACCGAGATCATCACCGAAGCCATCGAACACGACGGCTTCGCCCACATCGACTTCCTGACCCAGTGTCCGACCTGGAACAAGGACGCGAAGCAGTACGTGCCCTACACCGACGTCCAGCAGTCCGAGGACTACGACTTCGACGTCACCGACCGCCGCGAGGCGGCCGAGATAATGCACGAGACCGAGGACAAGCTCCACGAGGGCGAGGTCCTCACCGGGCGATTCTACGTCGACGAGAACCGGCACTCGTACGGCCAGGAGAAGCGCTCGACGGGCGAGATGCCCGAGGAGCCGCTCGCCGAACGCTACTTCGACGAGGACTACGAGTGGGAGCGCAGCTACGACCTGCTCGACGCCCACAGATAA
- a CDS encoding group I intron-associated PD-(D/E)XK endonuclease gives MERGTTMNTGQKGDIAETRAIAELVELGYRVSVPTSGHCPYDLVLDTDDELLKIQVKHATLRDDERMLRCSLKRSNPNATGTNDSYYGANEVDAYLIFCPEKETLYWIDFDDAPAANVVLRFESSVDHPGIRWADEYEL, from the coding sequence GTGGAGAGGGGTACGACGATGAACACCGGGCAGAAAGGGGACATCGCCGAAACGCGAGCAATTGCAGAACTGGTGGAGCTGGGTTATCGGGTCTCGGTTCCCACATCCGGCCACTGTCCATACGACCTCGTTCTCGATACCGATGACGAGCTGCTGAAGATACAGGTCAAACACGCGACGCTCCGCGACGACGAGCGAATGCTCCGGTGCTCGTTGAAACGTTCGAATCCGAACGCAACCGGGACGAACGATAGCTACTATGGGGCGAACGAGGTCGATGCATATCTCATTTTCTGTCCCGAAAAGGAGACACTGTACTGGATCGATTTCGACGACGCACCGGCTGCGAACGTCGTTCTCCGATTCGAATCATCGGTCGACCACCCCGGTATTCGATGGGCCGATGAGTACGAGCTGTGA
- the lrpA1 gene encoding HTH-type transcriptional regulator LrpA1, producing the protein MSVDSTEDRILSVLEEDAQASYAAIADRAGVSKPTVRKYIDKLETDGVITGYSADIDPKKLSGRSIALVGIEVESGRYVEAVRAIEALEEIESLYSSSGDHMLMAEIRAPDGDAVGRVISDKILSVEGVTAAHPSFLQERLK; encoded by the coding sequence ATGAGCGTCGACTCAACCGAGGACCGCATCCTCTCCGTTCTCGAAGAGGATGCGCAGGCCTCCTATGCGGCCATCGCGGACCGGGCGGGGGTCTCGAAACCCACGGTTCGAAAGTACATCGACAAGCTCGAGACCGACGGGGTGATCACGGGCTACTCCGCCGATATCGACCCGAAGAAACTCTCGGGGCGCTCGATCGCGCTGGTCGGCATCGAGGTCGAGAGCGGGCGGTACGTCGAGGCGGTTCGCGCCATCGAGGCGCTCGAGGAGATCGAGTCCCTCTACTCATCCAGCGGCGACCACATGCTGATGGCCGAGATCCGCGCCCCCGACGGCGACGCCGTGGGGCGGGTTATCTCCGATAAGATCCTCTCGGTCGAGGGTGTCACCGCCGCCCATCCCTCCTTCCTCCAAGAGCGGCTCAAGTAA
- a CDS encoding 2-oxoacid:acceptor oxidoreductase subunit alpha, whose translation MTGSELIWRIAGGSGDGIDSTSQNFTKALMRAGLHVFTHRHYPSRIRGGHTYVEVRAADHPVKSRGDGYDFLLALGDSFARNPQASGEAYYGNEEAKPLSENLDELREGGVIVYDEGLLDADEIEDFDERVEENDWHVYPLDLRGLAREHGREIMRNTAGVAATAALIGMETDPFEELMNDRMSGDILETNITVLEEAYEEVDSKDFSHDIEVPTGSHDEEQVLVNGSHGVAYGALDEGCRFIAGYPMTPWTDVFTTMSQHLPEFGGISEQVEDEIAAAALAIGASHAGVKAMSGSSGGGFALMSEPLGLAEMTETPLVLVEAMRAGPSTGMPTKPEQGDLEHVLYTSQGDSNRVVFAPGTVEECYEQSREAFRIAYEYQIPTIIAIDQKLAGELVSVPASVFDREPNPDLGSVLTEEEISEAAHHESGKYNRFQHDPENGVSPRTIPGQSGGRFLASGNEHTPQGHIEEDPDNRVAQVDRRTRKLEAIRDDLDGKETSQQTPYGPEDADHGILVWGSQQGTVEEAVDRLNDQGESVKSLGVSDLMPYPKEEVTEFLESVDECLVVEMNITAQFRGLTQKELGRFGEKMSSLLKYNGNPFEPAEVVEGFEIQINGGDEPPNAQVRIEPAAGD comes from the coding sequence ATGACTGGATCAGAACTCATCTGGCGGATCGCGGGCGGTTCCGGTGACGGGATCGACTCGACCAGCCAGAACTTTACGAAGGCGCTGATGCGTGCCGGACTGCATGTATTCACACACAGACACTATCCCTCCCGGATCCGGGGTGGACACACCTACGTCGAGGTGCGTGCCGCCGACCATCCGGTGAAATCCCGGGGTGATGGCTACGACTTCCTGCTCGCGCTGGGCGACAGTTTCGCCCGCAACCCACAGGCCAGCGGCGAGGCCTACTACGGGAACGAGGAGGCCAAGCCGCTCTCCGAGAACCTCGACGAGTTGCGAGAGGGGGGCGTGATCGTCTACGACGAGGGGCTGCTCGACGCCGACGAGATCGAGGACTTCGACGAGCGCGTCGAGGAGAACGACTGGCACGTCTACCCGCTCGATCTCCGTGGGCTGGCGCGCGAACACGGTCGCGAGATCATGCGCAACACCGCGGGCGTAGCCGCCACCGCCGCCCTCATCGGGATGGAGACCGACCCGTTCGAGGAGCTGATGAACGACCGGATGAGCGGCGACATCCTCGAAACCAACATCACCGTCCTCGAAGAGGCCTACGAAGAGGTCGATTCGAAGGACTTCTCACACGACATCGAGGTGCCGACGGGCAGCCACGACGAGGAGCAGGTCCTGGTCAACGGCAGCCACGGGGTCGCCTACGGCGCGCTCGACGAGGGCTGTCGGTTCATCGCGGGCTACCCGATGACCCCGTGGACCGACGTCTTCACCACGATGAGCCAGCACCTCCCCGAGTTCGGGGGGATCTCCGAGCAGGTCGAGGACGAGATCGCCGCCGCGGCGCTCGCCATCGGGGCCTCCCACGCTGGCGTGAAGGCGATGAGCGGTTCCTCGGGCGGGGGATTCGCGTTGATGAGCGAACCCCTCGGGCTGGCGGAGATGACCGAGACGCCGCTCGTGCTCGTCGAGGCGATGCGGGCGGGTCCCTCGACCGGGATGCCGACCAAGCCCGAGCAGGGCGACCTCGAACACGTTCTCTACACCAGCCAGGGCGACTCGAACCGCGTCGTGTTCGCCCCCGGCACGGTCGAGGAGTGCTACGAACAGTCGCGCGAGGCCTTCCGGATCGCCTACGAGTACCAGATTCCGACCATCATCGCCATCGACCAGAAGCTTGCGGGCGAACTCGTGAGCGTGCCCGCGAGCGTCTTCGACCGCGAACCCAACCCGGACCTCGGCAGCGTCCTCACCGAAGAGGAGATCAGCGAGGCGGCCCACCACGAGTCGGGGAAGTACAACCGCTTCCAGCACGACCCCGAGAACGGCGTCAGCCCGCGGACGATCCCGGGCCAGTCGGGTGGCCGCTTCCTCGCGTCGGGGAACGAGCACACCCCGCAGGGCCACATCGAGGAGGACCCCGACAACCGCGTGGCGCAGGTCGACCGCCGGACCCGCAAACTCGAAGCCATCCGTGACGACCTCGACGGGAAGGAGACGTCCCAGCAGACCCCCTACGGACCCGAGGACGCCGACCACGGCATCCTCGTCTGGGGCAGTCAGCAGGGAACCGTCGAGGAGGCCGTCGACCGCCTCAACGACCAGGGGGAGTCGGTGAAATCGCTCGGCGTCAGCGACCTGATGCCGTACCCGAAGGAGGAGGTGACCGAGTTCCTCGAATCCGTCGACGAGTGTCTCGTCGTCGAGATGAACATCACGGCGCAGTTCCGCGGCCTCACGCAGAAGGAGCTGGGGCGGTTCGGCGAGAAGATGTCGAGCCTCCTGAAGTACAACGGCAATCCGTTCGAACCCGCCGAGGTCGTCGAAGGGTTCGAGATCCAGATCAACGGCGGGGACGAGCCACCGAACGCACAGGTGCGCATCGAACCCGCAGCAGGTGACTAA
- a CDS encoding DNA-directed RNA polymerase subunit P translates to MSYKCSRCKRDVELDDYGGVRCPYCGHRVLLKERARDVKEVDVE, encoded by the coding sequence GTGAGCTACAAGTGTTCGCGGTGCAAGCGCGACGTCGAACTCGACGACTACGGCGGCGTTCGATGTCCCTACTGCGGACACCGCGTCCTGTTGAAGGAGCGCGCCCGCGACGTCAAGGAAGTCGACGTCGAGTAG
- a CDS encoding eL43 family ribosomal protein, with translation MVNKKAGSAGRFGARYGRVSRRRVAEIEAGMEDATVDGDDVTRVGTGVWKNEETGETFTGGAYRPETPGGRTVKRSIRAALAEENDE, from the coding sequence ATGGTCAACAAGAAAGCCGGAAGTGCGGGTCGGTTCGGCGCGCGGTACGGCCGCGTCTCGCGGCGACGCGTCGCCGAGATCGAGGCGGGCATGGAGGACGCGACGGTCGACGGCGACGACGTGACCCGCGTCGGGACGGGCGTCTGGAAGAACGAGGAGACCGGTGAGACGTTCACCGGCGGGGCCTACCGCCCCGAGACGCCCGGTGGCCGCACCGTCAAGCGCTCGATCCGGGCGGCGCTCGCCGAGGAGAACGACGAGTGA
- a CDS encoding KEOPS complex subunit Pcc1: MRHETVLTLDYDAASDAALVERSLEPEIGDIEGDRTTATLARDGDEIRMTIDAADLVALRAGQNTWLSLVGVAERCAAAGADGSEPR, translated from the coding sequence GTGCGCCACGAGACGGTTCTGACCCTCGACTACGACGCCGCGAGCGACGCGGCCCTCGTCGAGCGAAGCCTCGAACCCGAGATCGGCGACATCGAGGGCGACCGGACGACGGCGACGCTCGCCCGCGACGGCGACGAGATCCGGATGACCATCGACGCGGCGGACCTCGTGGCGCTCCGGGCGGGCCAGAACACGTGGCTCTCGTTGGTCGGTGTCGCGGAGCGGTGTGCGGCGGCCGGAGCGGACGGATCGGAGCCTCGCTGA